A genome region from Pseudomonas pergaminensis includes the following:
- the pbpC gene encoding peptidoglycan glycosyltransferase PbpC (penicillin-binding protein 1C): MRWGVGVVGVVVALIWLADRIWPLPLPKDDLARVVLAEDGTPLWRFADANGVWRYPVQTREVSPYYLDALLTYEDRWFYQHPGVNPLALVRATWQNLTGARVVSGGSTLSMQVARLLDPHSRTFHGKLRQLWRTAQLEWHLSKEEILNLYLNRAPFGGTLQGVAAASWAYLGKSPSQLTQAEAALLAVLPQAPSRLRPDRHPQRAQQARDKVLRRLAEFQVWPQAAVDEALEEPLLLAPRLEPSLAPLLARRLNRPDSPPLIRTTLDATLQRRLEDLLLGWRARLPEHTSAAILVVEEETMAVRAYLGSVDINDTKRFGHVDMISALRSPGSTLKPFLYGMALDDGLIHSESLLQDVPRRYGDYRPGNFSMGFTGAVPASTALSSSLNLPAVQLLEAYGPKRFAAQMRIGGVPLALPALAEPNLALILGGAGSRLEDLVSGYSAFARDGRSATLRLQPDDTLRERPLLSPGAAWIVRRILSGQARPDRDPRAELVQRPVLAWKTGTSYGFRDAWAIGVGPRYLIGVWIGRPDGTPVPGQFGLASAAPLMLQVHDVLTNRDSQRGISAPVKPVPANVGVAAICWPLGQPMSRSDPNCRRQRFAWTLDNTTPPTLQALDQPLSVGLMESVWVNGKGLRVDAHCPGAEHKNIALWPAPLEPWLPRAERREARIPAADPECPPPALAASSPLSIVGVREGDQLRLPAASQQALRLKISALGGSGRRWWFLNGAPLGDSANQDFINASFERLGRYQLSVLDEAGQTARLEFSVVD; encoded by the coding sequence TTGCGTTGGGGTGTAGGGGTTGTTGGGGTGGTGGTTGCGCTGATTTGGCTGGCCGATCGGATTTGGCCGTTGCCGTTGCCCAAGGATGATTTGGCGCGGGTGGTGCTGGCTGAGGATGGCACGCCGTTGTGGCGGTTTGCCGATGCCAATGGGGTGTGGCGGTATCCGGTGCAGACGCGCGAGGTGTCGCCCTATTACCTGGACGCGTTGCTGACCTATGAGGACCGTTGGTTCTATCAGCACCCCGGCGTAAACCCGCTGGCACTGGTTCGGGCGACGTGGCAGAACCTCACGGGTGCGCGGGTGGTGTCGGGGGGCAGCACGTTGTCGATGCAGGTGGCGCGGCTGTTGGATCCGCATTCGCGGACCTTCCATGGCAAGTTGCGCCAGTTGTGGCGCACGGCGCAGTTGGAATGGCACCTGTCCAAGGAAGAAATCCTCAACCTCTACCTGAACCGCGCACCGTTTGGCGGTACGTTGCAGGGCGTGGCGGCCGCCAGTTGGGCGTACTTGGGCAAATCGCCGTCACAGCTGACCCAGGCCGAAGCCGCCTTGCTCGCGGTGTTGCCCCAGGCGCCGAGCCGTTTGCGCCCGGACCGCCATCCTCAACGCGCCCAGCAAGCTCGCGACAAAGTGCTGCGCCGCCTCGCTGAGTTCCAGGTGTGGCCGCAGGCCGCCGTCGATGAAGCCCTGGAAGAACCGCTGCTGCTCGCCCCGCGCCTGGAACCGAGCCTGGCGCCTTTGCTCGCGCGCCGCCTGAACCGCCCCGACAGCCCCCCGCTGATCCGCACCACCCTGGATGCCACCTTGCAACGCCGCCTCGAAGACCTGCTGCTGGGTTGGCGTGCACGGTTGCCGGAGCACACCTCCGCCGCCATTTTGGTGGTGGAAGAGGAAACCATGGCCGTGCGTGCCTACCTCGGTTCGGTGGACATCAACGACACCAAGCGCTTTGGCCATGTGGACATGATCAGCGCGCTGCGTTCGCCGGGCTCCACGTTGAAACCCTTCCTCTATGGCATGGCCCTGGATGATGGGTTGATTCATTCCGAATCCCTGCTGCAGGACGTGCCCCGGCGTTATGGCGATTACCGGCCGGGCAACTTCTCCATGGGCTTTACCGGTGCGGTGCCGGCGAGTACGGCGTTGTCCAGTTCGCTGAACCTGCCGGCGGTGCAATTGCTGGAAGCCTATGGTCCGAAGCGGTTCGCCGCCCAGATGCGCATCGGCGGCGTGCCGTTGGCGCTGCCGGCATTGGCCGAGCCGAACCTGGCGTTGATCCTGGGCGGCGCCGGCAGTCGCCTCGAAGACTTGGTGAGCGGCTATAGCGCCTTCGCCCGGGACGGCAGGAGTGCCACCCTTCGATTACAGCCGGACGATACGCTGAGAGAACGGCCTTTGCTGTCGCCAGGGGCCGCCTGGATTGTGCGGCGTATCCTCAGTGGCCAGGCACGCCCGGACCGCGACCCGCGTGCCGAGCTGGTGCAACGCCCGGTGCTGGCCTGGAAGACCGGCACCAGCTACGGCTTTCGGGACGCCTGGGCGATTGGCGTGGGGCCGCGCTATTTGATCGGCGTATGGATCGGCCGCCCGGACGGTACGCCGGTGCCGGGGCAGTTCGGCCTCGCCTCGGCCGCGCCGTTGATGTTGCAGGTGCACGACGTGCTGACCAACCGCGACAGCCAGCGCGGTATCAGCGCCCCCGTCAAACCGGTGCCGGCCAATGTCGGCGTGGCGGCGATCTGTTGGCCGCTGGGCCAGCCCATGAGCCGCAGCGACCCCAATTGCCGTCGCCAGCGCTTCGCCTGGACGTTGGATAACACCACGCCGCCCACCCTGCAGGCGCTGGACCAACCCTTGAGCGTGGGCTTGATGGAAAGCGTGTGGGTCAATGGCAAGGGCTTGCGGGTCGACGCCCATTGCCCTGGCGCCGAGCACAAGAACATCGCCCTGTGGCCTGCGCCCCTGGAGCCCTGGCTGCCCAGGGCCGAGCGCCGCGAAGCGCGTATCCCTGCAGCCGACCCCGAATGCCCGCCACCGGCGCTCGCCGCGTCTTCACCTTTGTCGATCGTGGGTGTGCGCGAAGGCGACCAACTGCGCCTGCCCGCCGCCAGCCAACAGGCCCTGCGTTTGAAAATCTCCGCATTGGGCGGCAGTGGACGGCGCTGGTGGTTTCTCAACGGTGCCCCGCTGGGTGACAGCGCCAACCAGGACTTTATCAACGCCAGTTTCGAGCGCCTGGGCCGCTACCAGCTCAGCGTCCTCGATGAAGCCGGTCAAACGGCCCGGCTGGAGTTCAGCGTCGTCGATTGA
- a CDS encoding alpha-2-macroglobulin: MLNKGLFLACALALLSACDSSDKPAAPTAPTAATVAPKPAKAAVDVAALKQRYAGRELSVVDVSEVQLDGASTLSVSFSIPLDPDQKFADKLHLVDSKSGKVDGAWEISDNLMELRLRHLEPQRKLVLTVDPGLKAVNNNLLPAEYIARLETRDLQATVGFASRGTLLPTRLAEGLPVIALNVDKIDVEFFRIKPESLPSFLAQWGRNTSLQSYESRELLPMADLVYGGRFDLNPARNTRETLLLPIAGLKQLQQPGVYLAVMRASGTYNYSQPATLFTLSDIGLSVHRYANRLDVFTQALEGGKALDGVDLEVLDAEGRVLGQGKTEKGGHAELPLPKKAQVLLAKQGEQTSLLRLDSAALDLAEFDIGGQPSHPLQFFVFGPRDLYRPGETVLLNALLRDKDGNAVKPQPVSVEVRRPDEQVSRKFVWDADASGLYQYQLQLAGEAPTGRWQLVFDLGDGKPQLYEFLVEDFLPERLALELKGSDTALSPADSPVIQVNGRYLYGAPASGNRVSGQVYVRPLREAVKSLPGYQFGSVTEEELSQDFELEESVLDAKGQEELTLESKWAEAKSPLQLIVQASLQESGGRPITRRLVQPIWPAEQLPGLRGLFDGTETNGDGPAEFEVLLANQDGQKLAAQNLKVRLVRERRDYYWNYSENDGWSYHFNEKFLNLDEQTLNIKAGDTAKVSFQVEWGPYRVEVEDPQTGLVSSLRFWAGYQAQDNTEGGAVRPDQVKLALDKPAYGDGDTANVTVTPPAAGKGYLLVESAEGPLWWQEIDVPAEGKSFAVKLDPKWSRHDLYVSALVIRPGERKANITPKRAVGLLHLPLDRTQRKLGVTLTAPEKMRPKQPLTVKVAARNADGSVPKQVHVLVAAVDVGILNITEYPTPDPYSSLFGRKAYGVDQFDIYGQLIEAGQGRLASLAFGGDAALAKGGKRPDTSVTIVALQSAPVTLNEQGEGEVSVNIPDFNGELRLMAQAWTDDRYGMAEAKTVIAAPLIAELSAPRFLAGGDQTTLALDLSNLSGKAQKLDVQLSADGQLELANGGAQTVELKQGQRTTLRIPVKAWGGLGQGKVKVTVNGLDLPGENLPPFTREWTLGVRPAYPALLKHYRAVLKDQPWNLPVGTLDQFDASGRQALLSLSSRPPLNLGAQISALKAYPYGCLEQTASGLYPSLYADDALLKRLSIKGESDSERKRKIELGIERLLGMQRYNGSFGLWGADGEEEYWLTAYVTDFLLRARDQGFAVPPEALKKASERLLRYVQERNLIDVDYSDNADHTRFAVQAYAGMVLARSQQAPLGALRSIFERRSDARSGLPLVQLAIALQKMGDQPRADQALLAGLSAQRNANEWLADYGSPLRDQAMILALLEENDLAKGKREERLFTLSDQLAASPYLSTQERNSLFLAGRLGFAKPDANWQVSLTGSGGVQELNNQQPTLELEGKLLSSDLSLSNQGETPVYQQLTISGYPQVPPAPGGDNLSIRREYLGMNGQPLNLRNLNSGDLVLVHLAVGAKQRVPDALVVDLLPAGLELENQNLAQSAASLENASSQVKEWRESMQNASLKHQEFRDDRYVAAINLEGSGTTHLLYLARAVTPGTYRVPPPQVESMYRPNWQAVGETPADLVIKGR; encoded by the coding sequence GTGCTTAACAAAGGACTGTTTCTTGCCTGTGCGCTGGCCCTGCTGAGCGCCTGCGATTCCTCCGATAAACCGGCTGCCCCGACCGCTCCCACAGCGGCGACAGTGGCCCCCAAACCGGCCAAGGCGGCGGTGGATGTGGCGGCGCTGAAGCAGCGGTACGCCGGGCGTGAGTTAAGCGTGGTGGACGTGTCCGAGGTGCAGCTTGACGGGGCCAGCACCTTGTCGGTGAGCTTTTCCATTCCGCTGGATCCCGACCAGAAATTCGCCGACAAACTTCATTTGGTGGACAGCAAGTCCGGCAAGGTCGATGGGGCCTGGGAAATCTCCGACAACCTGATGGAACTGCGCCTGCGCCATCTGGAGCCGCAGCGCAAACTGGTGCTGACGGTTGATCCCGGTCTCAAGGCGGTGAACAACAACCTGCTGCCCGCCGAGTACATCGCCCGTCTCGAAACCCGTGACCTGCAAGCCACCGTTGGCTTCGCCAGCCGTGGCACGTTGCTGCCGACCCGCTTGGCCGAGGGCCTGCCGGTGATCGCGCTGAACGTCGACAAGATCGACGTCGAGTTCTTCCGCATCAAGCCCGAGTCCCTGCCGTCGTTCCTGGCGCAGTGGGGGCGCAACACCAGCCTGCAAAGTTATGAATCCCGCGAGCTGCTGCCGATGGCCGACCTGGTCTACGGCGGCCGTTTCGACCTGAACCCGGCGCGCAACACCCGCGAAACCCTGTTGCTGCCCATCGCCGGCCTCAAGCAATTGCAGCAGCCGGGCGTGTACCTGGCGGTGATGCGTGCTTCGGGCACCTACAACTATTCCCAGCCGGCCACGCTGTTTACCTTGAGTGATATAGGCCTGTCGGTGCACCGCTACGCCAATCGCCTGGACGTGTTTACCCAGGCGCTGGAAGGCGGCAAGGCACTGGATGGCGTTGACCTCGAAGTGCTCGACGCCGAGGGCCGCGTGCTGGGCCAGGGCAAGACCGAGAAGGGCGGCCACGCCGAATTGCCGCTGCCGAAGAAGGCCCAGGTGCTGCTGGCCAAGCAGGGCGAACAGACCAGCCTGCTGCGCCTCGACAGCGCGGCACTGGACCTGGCTGAGTTCGACATCGGCGGCCAACCGTCTCATCCCTTGCAGTTTTTTGTCTTTGGCCCGCGTGATCTGTATCGCCCCGGCGAAACCGTGCTGCTTAACGCCCTGCTGCGGGACAAAGATGGCAATGCCGTCAAACCGCAGCCGGTGAGTGTCGAAGTGCGTCGCCCGGATGAGCAGGTGAGCCGCAAATTCGTTTGGGATGCCGATGCGTCTGGCCTTTACCAATATCAACTGCAATTGGCCGGCGAAGCACCGACCGGGCGCTGGCAATTGGTGTTTGACCTGGGCGATGGCAAGCCGCAGTTGTATGAATTCCTCGTCGAAGACTTCCTGCCCGAGCGACTGGCGCTGGAACTCAAGGGCAGCGACACGGCGTTGAGCCCGGCAGACAGCCCGGTGATCCAAGTCAACGGGCGTTACCTGTATGGCGCGCCTGCGTCGGGCAACCGGGTCAGTGGGCAAGTGTATGTGCGGCCTTTGCGCGAAGCGGTCAAGTCGCTGCCGGGCTACCAGTTCGGCTCCGTGACCGAAGAAGAATTGAGCCAGGATTTTGAGCTGGAAGAAAGCGTCCTCGACGCCAAGGGCCAAGAAGAGCTGACCCTGGAAAGCAAGTGGGCCGAGGCCAAGTCGCCGCTGCAACTGATCGTGCAGGCCAGCCTGCAAGAGTCGGGCGGGCGGCCGATCACGCGGCGCCTGGTGCAGCCGATCTGGCCGGCCGAGCAACTGCCGGGCTTGCGCGGGTTGTTTGACGGCACGGAAACCAATGGCGATGGCCCGGCGGAATTCGAAGTGCTGCTGGCCAACCAGGACGGGCAGAAACTCGCCGCGCAGAACCTCAAGGTGCGCCTGGTGCGCGAGCGCCGTGACTACTACTGGAACTACTCCGAGAATGATGGCTGGAGCTATCACTTCAACGAGAAATTCCTCAACCTCGACGAGCAGACCCTGAACATCAAGGCCGGCGACACGGCCAAGGTCAGCTTCCAGGTGGAGTGGGGCCCATACCGCGTCGAAGTGGAAGACCCGCAGACCGGCCTGGTCAGCAGCCTGCGCTTCTGGGCCGGCTACCAAGCCCAGGACAACACCGAAGGCGGCGCCGTGCGCCCGGACCAGGTCAAGCTGGCGCTGGATAAACCCGCGTATGGCGATGGCGACACCGCCAACGTCACCGTGACGCCGCCGGCAGCCGGCAAAGGCTACCTGCTGGTGGAGTCCGCCGAAGGACCACTGTGGTGGCAGGAAATCGATGTGCCGGCCGAAGGCAAAAGCTTCGCGGTGAAGCTCGACCCGAAATGGTCGCGCCATGACCTGTACGTCAGTGCCCTGGTGATTCGCCCGGGCGAGCGCAAGGCCAATATCACCCCCAAGCGGGCGGTGGGCCTGCTGCACCTGCCTTTGGATCGTACCCAGCGCAAACTCGGTGTGACCCTTACAGCACCGGAAAAAATGCGCCCCAAACAACCACTGACCGTGAAAGTCGCCGCCCGCAATGCCGATGGCAGCGTGCCGAAACAGGTGCATGTGCTGGTGGCCGCGGTGGACGTGGGCATTCTCAATATTACCGAATACCCGACGCCGGACCCGTACTCCAGCCTGTTCGGCCGCAAGGCCTATGGCGTGGACCAATTCGATATCTACGGCCAGTTGATCGAAGCCGGGCAGGGCCGCCTGGCCAGCCTGGCGTTTGGGGGTGATGCGGCGTTGGCCAAGGGCGGCAAGCGCCCGGACACCAGCGTGACCATTGTCGCCCTGCAAAGCGCACCCGTGACCTTGAATGAGCAAGGCGAGGGCGAGGTCAGCGTCAATATTCCCGACTTCAACGGCGAACTGCGGCTGATGGCCCAGGCTTGGACCGACGACCGCTACGGCATGGCCGAAGCCAAGACGGTGATCGCTGCACCGCTGATTGCCGAGCTGTCGGCGCCGCGCTTCCTCGCCGGTGGTGACCAGACGACGCTGGCCCTGGACCTGTCCAACCTGTCGGGCAAGGCGCAGAAGCTCGACGTACAGCTGAGCGCCGACGGGCAATTGGAGTTGGCAAACGGTGGTGCGCAAACCGTCGAATTGAAACAAGGCCAGCGCACCACCCTGCGCATCCCGGTGAAAGCCTGGGGCGGGTTGGGCCAGGGCAAGGTCAAGGTGACCGTGAATGGCCTGGACCTGCCGGGCGAGAACCTGCCGCCGTTCACCCGTGAATGGACGCTGGGTGTGCGACCTGCATATCCGGCACTGCTCAAGCATTACCGTGCAGTGCTCAAGGATCAGCCATGGAACCTGCCGGTGGGCACCCTGGATCAATTCGATGCCTCGGGGCGCCAGGCGCTGCTGAGCCTGTCGAGCCGGCCACCGCTGAACCTCGGTGCGCAGATCAGCGCACTCAAGGCTTACCCCTACGGTTGCCTGGAACAGACCGCGAGCGGCCTGTACCCGTCGCTGTACGCCGACGATGCATTGCTCAAGCGCCTGTCGATCAAAGGCGAGTCGGACAGCGAGCGCAAACGCAAGATCGAGCTGGGCATCGAACGCCTGCTGGGCATGCAGCGCTACAACGGCAGCTTCGGTCTGTGGGGCGCTGATGGCGAAGAAGAATACTGGCTGACGGCCTACGTCACCGACTTCCTGCTGCGTGCCCGTGACCAGGGTTTTGCCGTGCCGCCTGAAGCGTTGAAGAAGGCCAGCGAGCGCCTGCTGCGGTACGTGCAGGAGCGCAACCTGATCGACGTCGACTACAGCGATAACGCCGACCACACCCGCTTTGCCGTGCAGGCCTACGCCGGCATGGTACTGGCGCGCAGTCAGCAGGCGCCGTTGGGGGCGCTGCGCAGCATCTTCGAACGGCGCAGCGATGCTCGCTCCGGTTTGCCGTTGGTACAGCTGGCTATCGCGTTGCAGAAGATGGGTGACCAGCCGCGCGCGGACCAAGCCTTGCTCGCCGGGCTCTCTGCGCAGCGCAATGCCAACGAATGGCTGGCCGACTACGGCAGCCCGCTGCGGGACCAGGCGATGATCCTGGCGCTGCTGGAAGAGAACGACCTGGCCAAGGGCAAGCGTGAGGAGCGCTTGTTCACCCTATCCGACCAGCTGGCGGCCAGCCCCTATCTGTCGACCCAGGAGCGTAACTCGCTGTTCCTGGCTGGGCGCCTGGGGTTCGCCAAGCCGGACGCGAACTGGCAGGTGTCGCTCACCGGCAGTGGCGGCGTGCAGGAATTGAACAACCAGCAGCCGACGCTGGAGTTGGAAGGCAAACTGCTGTCCAGCGACCTGAGCCTGAGCAATCAGGGCGAGACGCCGGTGTACCAGCAACTGACGATCTCGGGTTATCCACAGGTGCCACCGGCGCCTGGCGGAGACAACCTGAGCATCCGCCGCGAATACCTGGGCATGAACGGCCAGCCGCTGAACCTGCGCAACCTCAACAGCGGTGATCTGGTGCTGGTACATCTGGCGGTCGGCGCCAAGCAGCGTGTGCCGGATGCCTTGGTGGTGGACCTGTTACCCGCCGGCCTGGAGCTGGAAAACCAGAACCTGGCACAAAGTGCTGCCAGCCTGGAAAACGCCAGCAGCCAGGTGAAGGAGTGGCGTGAGTCGATGCAGAATGCGTCGCTCAAGCACCAGGAGTTCAGGGATGACCGCTATGTGGCGGCGATCAATCTGGAAGGCTCTGGCACTACGCACTTGCTCTACTTGGCGCGTGCCGTGACGCCGGGTACATACCGGGTGCCGCCGCCGCAGGTGGAGTCGATGTACCGGCCGAACTGGCAGGCGGTGGGGGAGACACCGGCGGATCTGGTGATCAAGGGGCGCTGA
- a CDS encoding DUF4136 domain-containing protein, which yields MRRLCLILLSLGLAACSSPNPYVAASAPIPPAPPQAANTFDASAYPAPVRDYGAYRNWAWRNGQLPAGTAWADSAQIAEAVSGALDQRGLRPLHDNRPADLLVSADVRLEKRLKQVQDDYGYGYGGYNRYGNGYGMYNSVPIVRTYEVQVVVVRVNLFDARTGQPVWSASAETGSQGSLSERGDALRQAVQKAMTAYPPS from the coding sequence ATGCGTCGTCTCTGTTTGATCCTGTTGTCCCTCGGGCTGGCCGCGTGTTCCAGCCCCAACCCTTATGTGGCCGCTTCGGCGCCGATCCCGCCGGCGCCTCCCCAGGCTGCCAACACCTTTGATGCCAGCGCCTACCCGGCGCCGGTGCGCGACTACGGTGCTTACCGCAACTGGGCCTGGCGTAACGGCCAACTGCCGGCGGGCACGGCCTGGGCGGATTCGGCGCAAATTGCCGAAGCGGTCAGCGGCGCCCTCGACCAGCGCGGCCTGCGTCCCCTGCACGACAACCGCCCGGCAGACCTGCTGGTGAGCGCCGATGTGCGCCTGGAGAAGCGCCTCAAGCAAGTCCAGGATGACTATGGCTACGGCTATGGCGGTTACAACCGCTATGGCAATGGCTACGGCATGTACAACTCGGTGCCGATCGTGCGCACCTATGAAGTCCAGGTCGTGGTAGTTCGCGTCAACCTGTTCGATGCCCGCACCGGTCAACCGGTGTGGAGTGCCAGCGCGGAAACTGGCAGCCAGGGAAGCCTCAGCGAGCGGGGAGATGCCTTGCGCCAGGCGGTGCAAAAGGCAATGACGGCATACCCTCCCAGTTAA
- a CDS encoding DUF4136 domain-containing protein: MFRRIATLAVVVLLGGCQTSQVNHDFDASRDFGAYRSWAWKDPALQYRPDDPRIKSDLTEQRIRQAVGEQLDQRGLRPAASGTKADLNVQAYLIVEDRQQQVTTNYGGAWGGPWNGYWGAPMYNETRNITYKVATIQIDLLDGKDGKLVWRGSDEQMMATSPNPQDRDKAIRTTVTRVLSSYPPH, from the coding sequence ATGTTTCGTCGTATCGCTACGCTTGCTGTTGTAGTGCTGCTGGGCGGTTGCCAGACCAGCCAGGTCAACCACGATTTTGACGCCAGCCGGGATTTCGGTGCCTACCGCAGTTGGGCCTGGAAGGACCCGGCGCTGCAATATCGCCCCGATGACCCGCGCATCAAGAGCGACCTCACTGAACAGCGCATCCGGCAGGCCGTGGGTGAACAACTCGACCAGCGCGGCCTGCGCCCGGCCGCGTCCGGCACCAAGGCTGACCTGAATGTTCAGGCCTACCTGATTGTCGAGGACCGTCAGCAGCAAGTCACCACCAACTATGGTGGCGCTTGGGGGGGGCCGTGGAATGGCTATTGGGGCGCGCCGATGTACAACGAAACGCGCAACATCACTTACAAAGTCGCCACCATCCAGATCGACCTGCTTGACGGCAAGGATGGCAAGCTCGTCTGGCGCGGCAGCGATGAACAAATGATGGCTACCTCGCCCAACCCTCAGGATCGTGACAAAGCCATTCGCACCACCGTCACTCGTGTCCTTTCCAGCTATCCCCCTCACTAG
- a CDS encoding MazG-like family protein, which produces MNLEHLTERLHRIRDNNDWKPFHSPKNLAMAASVEMAELVEIFQWLTEDQSRQLPADKLAHAGQEVGDIVLYLLLLCSELGLDMNEVVRAKLADSERRFAHE; this is translated from the coding sequence ATGAACCTCGAACACCTCACCGAACGCCTGCACCGCATCCGCGATAACAACGACTGGAAACCATTCCACAGCCCGAAAAACCTGGCCATGGCCGCCAGCGTGGAAATGGCCGAGCTGGTGGAAATCTTCCAATGGCTGACCGAAGACCAATCGCGCCAGCTCCCTGCCGATAAACTCGCCCATGCCGGGCAGGAAGTCGGCGATATCGTGCTGTACCTGCTGTTGCTGTGCAGCGAGCTGGGCCTGGACATGAACGAGGTGGTGCGCGCGAAACTGGCCGACAGCGAACGGCGGTTTGCTCATGAGTGA
- a CDS encoding methyltransferase, with protein MSDRHFDQLATRFAEKIYGGAKGAIRLAVLQADLTEALPKRPLRVLDIGAGLGHMSLWLAEQGHDVTLAEPAEPMLEGARQRFADAGQTATFIHAPWQDLLGQLTEPYDLVLCHAVLEWLAEPHAILPVLHQLTVPGGWLSLAFYNRDALIYRNLLKGHFRKMRKNDMAGEKQSLTPQQPLDPRELAAQLDGLWQVESQSGVRVFHDYMPVEFQARADLQDLLEMELAHRRHPSFAGLGRYLHWICRPV; from the coding sequence ATGAGTGACCGCCATTTCGACCAGCTCGCCACGCGCTTCGCCGAAAAGATCTACGGGGGCGCCAAAGGTGCCATACGGTTGGCGGTGCTCCAGGCCGACCTGACCGAGGCCCTGCCCAAGCGCCCGTTGCGTGTGCTGGATATCGGCGCGGGCCTGGGCCATATGTCGCTGTGGTTGGCCGAGCAGGGCCACGACGTCACCCTGGCCGAACCTGCCGAGCCGATGCTCGAAGGTGCACGCCAACGCTTTGCTGACGCAGGGCAGACCGCCACCTTTATCCATGCGCCCTGGCAAGACCTGTTGGGCCAGCTCACCGAACCCTACGACCTGGTGTTGTGCCACGCGGTGCTGGAATGGCTGGCCGAGCCCCATGCGATCCTGCCGGTGCTGCACCAGCTCACGGTGCCCGGCGGCTGGTTGTCGTTGGCGTTCTACAACCGCGATGCGCTGATTTACCGCAACCTGCTCAAGGGCCACTTCCGCAAAATGCGCAAGAACGACATGGCCGGCGAAAAGCAGAGCCTCACGCCGCAACAACCCCTTGACCCACGTGAATTGGCGGCGCAACTCGACGGCCTTTGGCAGGTCGAAAGCCAAAGCGGTGTGCGGGTTTTCCATGACTACATGCCAGTGGAATTCCAGGCGCGCGCGGATTTGCAGGACCTTTTGGAGATGGAACTCGCTCACCGTCGTCACCCAAGCTTTGCCGGACTTGGGCGTTATTTGCACTGGATCTGCCGTCCGGTTTAA